A genome region from Buchnera aphidicola (Chaetogeoica yunlongensis) includes the following:
- the lon gene encoding endopeptidase La: protein MNPEHLEYIEMPILPLRDVVVYPYMVIPLFVGREKSIKCIEASMNKKQIMLVAQKQAEIDEPTENDLFTVGTTSSILQMLKLPDGTIKVLVEGLQRAKIKKLKNNNGFFTALVELIQAPKIKEKEQLVLIKTAFTQFETYVRLNKKISFEILNSLKNIKNAEQLSDMISVHMPLKLSDKQLILEIFNINTRLEHLMTIMESEIDLLKIEKRIRNRVKKQMEKSQREYYLNEQMKAIQKELGEIDETLDEHKILSRKIKKIKIPKEVKEKLESELQKLKMMSPMSAEATVVRSYIDWIIQIPWSARNKVKKNLKSAQKILDKDHFGLEKIKERILEYLAVQSRINKIKGPILCLVGPPGVGKTSLGQSIAKATGRKYIRMALGGIRDEAEIRGHRRTYIGSMPGKIIQKMAKVGVKNPLFLLDEIDKMSYDVRIDPASALLEVLDPEQNVAFNDHYLEIDYDLSDVMFIATSNSTNIPIPLLDRMEIIKIPGYTEFEKLNIAKSYLKPKQIKRNALKENELTIEDSTITNIIRYYTREAGVRHLEREISKICRKSVKNLVLNKSLKKINITIENLQEYLGIKKYSFGKTDYKNQIGQVIGLAWTEVGGELLTIETACISGKGKLIYTGSLGEVMQESIQAALTVVRSQAKKLGIKKNFYEQHDIHVHVPEGATPKDGPSAGIAMCTAIVSCLTKNPVRSDIAMTGEITLRGQILNIGGLKEKLLAAHRGGIKKVLIPHDNKRDLQEIPKTILTDLFIHPVKHIEEVLNLSLENTPYI from the coding sequence ATGAATCCAGAACATTTAGAATACATTGAAATGCCAATTTTACCGTTACGTGATGTAGTAGTTTATCCTTATATGGTAATTCCATTATTTGTAGGAAGAGAAAAATCTATAAAATGTATTGAAGCATCAATGAATAAAAAACAAATAATGTTAGTGGCACAAAAACAAGCGGAAATAGACGAACCTACAGAAAACGACTTATTCACTGTTGGAACTACTTCCTCAATTTTACAAATGCTAAAATTACCAGATGGAACAATAAAAGTTTTAGTAGAAGGACTCCAACGCGCAAAAATCAAAAAATTAAAAAATAACAACGGTTTTTTTACTGCTTTAGTTGAACTAATACAAGCACCAAAAATTAAAGAAAAAGAACAATTAGTACTTATTAAAACTGCATTTACTCAATTTGAAACATATGTCCGATTAAATAAAAAAATTTCTTTTGAAATCTTAAATTCCTTAAAAAATATAAAAAATGCAGAACAATTATCTGACATGATTTCAGTTCATATGCCATTAAAACTATCAGACAAACAATTAATTTTAGAAATATTTAATATAAATACAAGATTAGAACACTTGATGACAATCATGGAATCAGAAATTGATTTATTAAAAATAGAAAAAAGAATTCGAAATCGAGTAAAAAAACAAATGGAAAAAAGTCAAAGGGAATATTATCTTAACGAACAAATGAAAGCTATTCAAAAAGAATTAGGAGAAATAGACGAAACTCTTGATGAACATAAAATTTTATCAAGAAAGATTAAAAAAATAAAAATACCAAAAGAAGTAAAAGAAAAATTAGAGTCTGAGCTACAAAAATTAAAAATGATGTCTCCTATGTCAGCTGAAGCAACAGTAGTTAGAAGTTATATAGATTGGATAATACAAATTCCATGGAGTGCTAGAAATAAAGTTAAAAAAAACTTAAAATCAGCACAAAAAATTCTAGATAAAGACCATTTTGGATTAGAAAAAATAAAAGAAAGAATTTTAGAATATCTTGCAGTACAAAGTAGAATTAATAAAATAAAAGGACCAATTTTATGTTTAGTAGGTCCTCCTGGAGTAGGAAAAACATCTTTAGGACAGTCCATAGCAAAAGCTACAGGAAGAAAATACATTAGAATGGCATTAGGTGGAATCAGAGATGAAGCAGAAATCAGAGGTCATAGAAGGACGTATATAGGTTCTATGCCAGGAAAAATAATCCAAAAAATGGCCAAAGTTGGAGTTAAAAATCCACTATTTTTATTAGATGAAATAGATAAAATGTCCTATGATGTACGTATTGATCCTGCATCAGCATTACTAGAAGTTTTAGATCCAGAACAAAATGTAGCATTTAACGATCATTATTTAGAAATAGATTACGATCTTTCCGATGTTATGTTTATTGCTACATCTAATTCTACAAACATTCCAATACCGTTACTAGATAGAATGGAAATAATTAAAATTCCTGGATATACGGAATTTGAAAAATTAAACATAGCTAAATCATATTTAAAACCCAAACAAATAAAAAGAAACGCTTTAAAAGAAAACGAATTAACAATTGAAGATTCTACTATTACTAACATTATTAGATACTATACTCGAGAAGCAGGAGTTAGACATTTAGAACGAGAAATATCAAAAATTTGCAGAAAATCCGTTAAAAATTTAGTATTAAATAAATCCTTAAAAAAAATAAATATTACTATTGAGAATTTACAAGAATATCTAGGTATAAAAAAATATAGTTTTGGTAAAACAGACTATAAAAATCAAATTGGTCAAGTAATTGGTTTAGCATGGACTGAAGTAGGCGGAGAATTACTTACCATCGAAACAGCTTGTATATCAGGAAAAGGAAAACTAATCTATACTGGATCTCTTGGAGAAGTCATGCAAGAATCTATTCAAGCGGCATTAACAGTTGTTAGATCTCAAGCTAAAAAATTAGGAATTAAAAAAAACTTTTATGAACAACATGACATACATGTCCATGTTCCAGAAGGTGCTACACCAAAAGATGGTCCTAGTGCTGGAATTGCTATGTGTACAGCAATAGTTTCCTGTTTAACTAAAAATCCTGTGCGATCAGATATAGCTATGACTGGAGAAATTACTCTAAGAGGTCAAATATTAAATATAGGAGGTCTAAAAGAAAAGCTTCTAGCAGCACATCGAGGAGGTATAAAAAAAGTTCTAATTCCACACGATAACAAAAGAGATTTACAAGAAATTCCAAAAACAATTCTTACAGATTTATTTATACATCCTGTAAAACACATTGAAGAAGTATTAAATTTATCTTTAGAAAATACTCCTTATATATAA
- a CDS encoding SurA N-terminal domain-containing protein codes for MNKKKSKIYNIMLLGTLSIIFISLILPYINVFFFKNTSDYAIKINNQTISQEEFIKKYNLEYIKQKKNTKNKITTNINTNNYLLKIYKKTISNIIQESLLKQYIIKINFKIQDLDIKNYIYSQSKFQTNYCFDINKYHQYLNILQISSNEYIKKIKIYLKIQKFLENIYDTDFILENEKKIILKLFSQIRMVQKSHPIKIKSFHNEKNINSKKIKKYFKNNVNELITKEQFTINYILIHKKNIKNIHKNIQKKNQDNIIYTLLNNKITSPLFKKTIKKNKIKIFYTPWITNKSKKSKNLPSKILKYIIKSKLLFKKNNTSIKKYPTTIKTKKNNLYILWIKKYQKQHIKNILNTEQTQHKYQKTLKNIIYKLNSGSQILLNKINLKFKHPKYYFRFNTNNKLTKIIFSQPSPTKRNSVYFSFYQNKKFYIYKFSKILYFKLTSKQKKIIISKFLELHSKAIFNTILKNLYKTAKILYGSSLKQYTIV; via the coding sequence ATGAACAAAAAAAAATCAAAAATATATAATATAATGCTATTAGGTACACTAAGTATAATTTTTATTTCATTAATTTTACCGTATATAAATGTTTTTTTTTTTAAAAATACTTCAGATTATGCAATAAAAATAAATAATCAAACAATTAGTCAAGAAGAATTTATAAAAAAATATAATTTAGAATACATCAAGCAAAAAAAAAATACAAAAAACAAAATTACCACAAATATAAACACTAATAATTATTTACTAAAAATATATAAAAAAACAATATCAAACATAATACAAGAATCATTATTAAAACAATATATAATAAAAATTAATTTTAAAATACAAGATTTAGATATTAAAAATTACATATATAGTCAATCTAAATTTCAAACAAATTATTGCTTTGATATAAACAAATATCATCAATACCTGAACATACTGCAAATAAGTTCTAATGAATACATTAAAAAAATTAAAATATATTTAAAAATACAAAAATTTCTAGAAAACATTTATGATACAGATTTTATATTAGAAAACGAAAAAAAAATAATTTTAAAGTTATTTTCACAAATTAGAATGGTACAAAAATCTCATCCTATTAAAATTAAAAGTTTTCATAATGAAAAAAATATCAATAGTAAAAAAATAAAAAAATATTTTAAAAATAATGTAAATGAGCTAATAACTAAAGAACAATTCACAATCAATTATATTTTAATACATAAAAAAAATATTAAAAACATACATAAAAATATACAAAAAAAAAATCAAGATAATATAATTTATACATTACTAAATAACAAAATCACTAGTCCATTATTTAAAAAAACAATCAAAAAAAACAAAATAAAAATTTTTTATACACCATGGATAACCAATAAATCAAAAAAATCAAAAAATCTACCAAGTAAAATTTTGAAATATATAATTAAAAGTAAACTCTTATTTAAAAAAAATAACACTTCTATAAAAAAATATCCTACTACAATAAAAACTAAAAAAAATAATTTATACATACTATGGATAAAAAAATATCAAAAACAACACATAAAAAATATTTTAAACACCGAACAAACACAGCATAAATACCAAAAAACTCTTAAAAACATAATATATAAATTAAACTCTGGATCACAAATTTTACTCAATAAAATTAATCTGAAATTTAAACATCCAAAATATTATTTTAGATTTAATACTAATAATAAATTAACCAAAATAATTTTTTCACAACCTTCTCCCACAAAAAGAAACAGTGTTTATTTTAGTTTTTATCAAAATAAAAAATTTTATATATATAAATTTTCTAAAATACTTTATTTTAAACTAACATCAAAACAAAAAAAAATAATCATCTCTAAATTTCTAGAATTACATTCAAAAGCTATATTCAATACAATTTTAAAAAATTTATATAAAACAGCTAAAATTTTATATGGATCATCACTAAAACAATATACTATTGTATAA
- a CDS encoding ABC transporter transmembrane domain-containing protein, with protein sequence MKLLKQLKWYFFQEYKKYLITIFLLISISILQLYPPKLIEILIDSINNKTINTKKMFFLISLILIIATIIYILRYMWRIFLFGTSYKLAIILRTKIYNYLTKKNNYFYLNNPKGDLITKATNDVDRIVFSAGEGILTLLDSLIMGISVIVIMITKINWKLTIVSLLPMPIMVLIIKHFGNTLQHSYQKAQQSFSFLNNYTQESLNNIYMIKSFGLEKYHNKKFIDIAKITSQKNIETIKIDAKFDPVIHLSISISHLLTIVIGSYMVANKEISIGQLISFILYLGLMIWPMLALAWMFNIMERGHASWNRIKLMIKNTAINQKNYKKIPKNLELLNVKINSFKYEKNKKFILKNINFSLYPGQILGICGPVGSGKSTLLKLLQQQLKIKDGNISYNSIPIQKFHISHWRKKVTIVDQTTFLFSDTILNNIKLGKKHTSEQEIKYVTHLSDFYQDITQLPKKYNTQIGEKGVMLSGGQKQRISIARALLSNPEILILDDALSAIDFYTEKKILKNFYTWKKDHNTIIICSHKISSLKNANIILVIQNGSITQKGTHSQLIKDTKQWYGKTYFRQKKIISNNK encoded by the coding sequence GTGAAATTATTAAAACAACTGAAATGGTATTTTTTTCAAGAATATAAAAAATATTTAATAACAATATTCTTACTAATTTCTATTTCTATTTTACAATTATATCCACCAAAATTAATAGAAATACTTATAGATTCTATCAACAATAAAACAATAAATACAAAAAAAATGTTTTTTTTAATCTCATTAATACTCATTATAGCAACAATTATTTATATTTTACGCTATATGTGGAGAATATTTTTATTTGGAACATCATACAAATTAGCCATAATACTAAGAACAAAAATTTACAATTATTTAACTAAAAAAAACAATTATTTTTATTTAAATAATCCAAAAGGAGATTTAATAACTAAAGCAACTAATGATGTAGATAGAATAGTATTCTCAGCAGGAGAGGGAATATTAACACTGCTTGATTCTTTAATCATGGGAATATCTGTCATCGTAATTATGATTACTAAAATAAACTGGAAATTAACTATTGTTTCCTTACTACCGATGCCAATTATGGTTTTAATAATAAAACATTTTGGTAATACGTTACAACATAGTTACCAAAAAGCTCAACAATCATTTTCTTTTCTTAATAATTATACACAAGAAAGTCTTAATAATATTTACATGATAAAATCTTTCGGATTAGAAAAATATCATAATAAAAAATTTATTGACATTGCTAAAATCACTAGTCAAAAAAATATAGAAACAATAAAAATAGATGCAAAATTTGATCCAGTCATTCATTTATCAATTTCTATATCTCACCTTTTAACTATTGTGATTGGAAGTTATATGGTAGCTAATAAAGAAATTAGCATAGGACAACTAATAAGTTTTATACTTTATCTTGGATTAATGATTTGGCCTATGCTAGCATTAGCATGGATGTTTAATATCATGGAACGAGGACATGCATCATGGAATAGAATAAAATTAATGATTAAAAATACTGCTATAAATCAAAAAAATTACAAAAAAATACCAAAAAATTTAGAATTATTAAATGTTAAAATTAATAGTTTTAAATACGAAAAAAACAAAAAATTTATACTAAAAAATATTAATTTTTCACTGTATCCAGGACAAATACTAGGCATTTGTGGACCAGTAGGATCCGGTAAAAGTACATTATTAAAATTACTTCAACAACAACTGAAAATTAAAGATGGAAATATATCATATAATTCTATTCCAATCCAAAAATTTCATATTTCTCATTGGAGAAAAAAAGTTACAATAGTAGATCAAACGACTTTCTTGTTTTCAGACACTATTTTAAATAATATTAAATTAGGAAAAAAACATACTTCCGAACAAGAAATAAAATATGTCACTCATTTGTCAGATTTTTACCAAGATATTACACAACTTCCTAAAAAATACAATACTCAAATTGGAGAGAAAGGTGTAATGTTATCCGGAGGACAAAAACAAAGAATATCTATTGCTAGAGCACTATTATCAAATCCAGAAATATTAATTTTAGACGATGCTCTATCAGCAATAGACTTTTACACAGAAAAAAAAATATTAAAAAATTTTTACACCTGGAAAAAAGATCATAATACTATAATAATATGCAGTCATAAAATATCTTCACTAAAAAATGCAAATATAATTTTAGTAATTCAAAATGGCTCTATTACACAAAAAGGAACACATTCTCAACTCATTAAAGATACAAAACAATGGTATGGTAAAACATATTTTCGTCAAAAAAAAATAATATCAAACAATAAATAA
- a CDS encoding ABC transporter transmembrane domain-containing protein translates to MNNIINFWPILKELLKYGINIKKKLLCGLVILIFSSIAEVLNPILISYFIKNSFFNKILSYYSFKIIFYYLVLQILATILNYYQDIIFSKLSITIIQKLRCDIMKATLNLSMDTFDQQPIGQFISRITNDTETIKELYNTVITTLFKNFILIITTLITMFILKWKIACISSIIFPTVIIIMYLYQKHSKPMLRKMKNYVANIHNFFHEIINGMHIIQQFNQEEKFKNTIKDLSQKHYNIRMKLLKLESFLLRPLLNLFSSVTLCGLILLFGTRPIEYFDIGILYAFVTYLGRLHEPLITIASQQSIFQQAIVAGERVLEIIKLPKQQYGFDSSYLKTGDIEIKNLYFSYKKNSKEFQLKNINLSIPSGNFVAFVGRTGSGKSTLAKLIMGHYPIQIGAIYLNKRNILSLSHKVLKKGISIVQQDPIILNDTILENITLGKKYPKYKIINILKKIKLINYINSLPNGLYEKLGENGNMLSTGQKQLLSIARVLIKHPKILILDEATSNIDLNTENDIKYILSSIKKKSITLIVITHRLSIIEQADTIFTFKNGKIIKLDKQNL, encoded by the coding sequence ATGAATAATATTATAAATTTTTGGCCAATATTAAAAGAACTATTAAAATATGGCATAAATATCAAAAAAAAACTACTTTGTGGATTAGTTATATTAATATTTTCATCCATTGCTGAAGTGTTAAATCCAATACTTATTAGTTATTTTATAAAAAATAGTTTTTTTAATAAAATATTATCCTACTATTCATTTAAAATAATTTTTTACTACCTTGTTTTACAAATATTAGCAACCATACTAAATTACTATCAAGATATAATTTTTAGCAAACTTTCAATTACTATTATTCAAAAACTACGTTGTGATATAATGAAAGCTACACTAAATCTTTCCATGGACACATTTGATCAACAACCAATAGGACAATTTATATCAAGAATTACCAATGACACCGAAACAATCAAAGAACTGTATAATACTGTAATAACTACACTATTTAAAAATTTTATATTAATAATAACCACTCTAATAACAATGTTTATTTTAAAATGGAAAATTGCCTGCATATCATCAATTATATTTCCTACAGTAATTATAATCATGTATTTATATCAAAAACACAGTAAACCTATGCTAAGAAAAATGAAAAATTACGTTGCTAACATTCACAACTTTTTTCATGAAATAATAAATGGTATGCATATTATTCAACAATTTAATCAAGAAGAAAAATTTAAAAATACTATTAAAGATCTTAGTCAAAAACATTATAATATTCGAATGAAACTACTAAAATTAGAAAGTTTTTTATTAAGACCTTTATTAAACTTATTTTCTTCAGTAACACTATGTGGATTAATATTATTATTTGGAACACGTCCAATAGAATACTTTGACATAGGAATACTATATGCATTTGTAACCTATCTAGGAAGATTGCATGAACCATTAATTACTATTGCATCTCAACAATCAATTTTTCAACAAGCTATCGTAGCAGGAGAAAGAGTTTTAGAAATAATTAAACTACCAAAACAACAATATGGATTTGATTCATCATACCTAAAAACAGGAGATATAGAAATAAAAAATCTATATTTTAGTTACAAAAAAAATTCTAAAGAATTTCAACTAAAAAATATCAATTTATCTATTCCTTCAGGAAATTTCGTAGCATTCGTAGGAAGAACAGGAAGTGGTAAAAGTACTTTAGCAAAACTTATTATGGGACACTATCCCATTCAAATAGGTGCTATTTATTTAAATAAAAGAAATATTTTATCATTGAGTCATAAAGTATTAAAAAAAGGCATATCTATCGTTCAACAAGATCCTATAATACTCAATGATACTATTTTAGAAAATATTACATTAGGTAAAAAGTATCCTAAATATAAAATTATAAACATATTAAAAAAAATAAAACTAATAAATTATATAAATTCTCTTCCCAATGGTCTATATGAAAAATTAGGCGAAAATGGGAATATGTTATCAACCGGTCAAAAACAACTTTTATCCATTGCAAGAGTATTAATTAAACATCCTAAAATTTTAATATTAGACGAAGCTACATCAAATATAGATCTAAATACAGAAAATGATATCAAATATATATTATCCTCTATAAAAAAAAAATCTATCACTCTAATTGTAATTACACATAGACTCTCTATTATCGAACAAGCAGATACAATATTTACATTTAAAAATGGAAAAATTATAAAACTAGATAAACAAAATTTATAA
- the dnaX gene encoding DNA polymerase III subunit gamma/tau: protein MHYQILARKWRPQLFKDVIGQKYIVTAISNSLILNRIHHSWLFYGMQGTGKTTLARLLAKSLNCKLKISPNPCRKCSNCLEIEQGNFIDLHEIDGASKTKVEDIKELLENIPYRPTKGRFKIYLIDEVHMLSRHSFNALLKTIEEPPKHIKFILATTNLKKIPDSILSRCLYFQLKPINFKKIFLHISNILNQENILYEKKAIMLISQHANGSLREAITLIEQIISISNNNITEKIVKCTLNISNNDIILEIFMTIINQNIKTFSLLLDKISTSNINWENILIEILKALHYISMFQINPEIKSQSFYSKKNTKQIEEISNSLNHQSIYSYYKIALQGKKELSITPNQKMSVEMTLLRMLNLNTTLLHA from the coding sequence ATGCATTATCAAATTTTAGCTAGAAAATGGAGACCTCAATTATTTAAAGACGTAATTGGGCAAAAATATATTGTTACTGCTATATCTAATAGTTTAATATTAAATAGAATACATCATTCTTGGTTATTCTATGGTATGCAAGGAACAGGAAAAACTACTCTCGCAAGACTATTAGCAAAAAGCTTAAATTGCAAACTAAAAATATCTCCTAATCCATGTAGAAAATGTTCTAATTGTCTAGAAATTGAACAAGGAAATTTTATTGATTTACATGAAATAGACGGTGCATCTAAAACTAAAGTAGAAGATATTAAAGAATTATTAGAAAATATTCCATATCGACCTACCAAAGGAAGATTTAAAATTTATTTAATTGATGAAGTACATATGTTATCACGACATAGTTTTAACGCTTTATTAAAAACTATAGAAGAACCACCTAAACATATTAAATTTATTTTAGCAACTACAAACTTAAAAAAAATACCAGATTCCATTCTTTCACGCTGTTTATATTTTCAATTAAAACCTATTAACTTTAAAAAAATTTTTTTACATATATCAAATATATTAAATCAAGAAAATATCTTATATGAAAAAAAAGCTATAATGTTAATATCTCAACATGCTAATGGTAGCCTAAGAGAAGCCATCACACTAATAGAACAAATAATTTCTATTAGTAATAATAATATTACTGAAAAAATAGTCAAATGTACTCTAAATATATCAAATAATGATATAATTTTAGAAATTTTTATGACTATAATTAATCAAAATATAAAAACATTTTCACTATTATTAGATAAAATCTCTACATCAAATATTAATTGGGAAAATATATTAATAGAAATATTAAAAGCTTTACATTATATTTCAATGTTTCAAATAAACCCTGAAATAAAATCTCAATCTTTCTATTCTAAAAAAAATACAAAACAAATAGAGGAAATTTCAAACTCATTAAACCATCAAAGTATCTATTCATATTACAAAATTGCTTTACAAGGAAAAAAAGAACTATCCATAACTCCAAATCAAAAAATGAGTGTAGAAATGACATTATTAAGAATGCTTAATTTAAACACCACATTATTACACGCATAA
- a CDS encoding YbaB/EbfC family nucleoid-associated protein, which yields MFSKDGLKNLMQHAQQIQEKMKKAQQEISDIEVIGKSGAGIVQITLLGSHYCRKIEIDKNFILENDKEILEDLIAAAFNDAVRKISELQKQKMSSVSSGIKLSNEDTNLPF from the coding sequence ATGTTTTCAAAAGATGGGTTAAAAAATTTGATGCAACACGCACAACAAATACAAGAAAAAATGAAAAAAGCACAACAAGAAATATCCGATATAGAAGTTATCGGAAAATCTGGAGCAGGAATAGTACAAATTACTTTATTAGGTTCTCATTATTGTAGAAAAATAGAAATAGACAAAAATTTTATTTTAGAAAATGATAAAGAAATACTAGAAGATTTAATAGCAGCAGCATTTAATGATGCAGTAAGAAAAATTTCTGAACTTCAAAAACAAAAAATGTCATCTGTATCCTCGGGAATAAAATTATCTAACGAAGATACAAATCTACCTTTTTAA